Proteins found in one Myxococcaceae bacterium JPH2 genomic segment:
- a CDS encoding C40 family peptidase, translated as MRLGALLAIIAVTTGCATGSPVGGWVAAEPVRYRSASPPAFPRAPLSEDVPATPPQVARRPQRPAPAPVKTSKPGVAQRPRATPPARQEAPRPAPRDPREVVLGTARGLVGQPQVVVGGRTFPSDCTGLVEATYAQAGLSFRGSIKPGDNGVTALYRYARAHGRVYTDGRPVPGDLVFFRETYDQNRDGRRNDGLTHVGLVDTVGSDGTVVVIHRVKRGVVRYRMNLERPNLPRDPKTGAVLNDMLRNPGPGQPHVLTGQLFASFGSVLPASSRPLAVAAR; from the coding sequence ATGAGGCTGGGCGCGCTGCTGGCGATCATCGCGGTGACGACGGGCTGTGCCACGGGCTCACCCGTGGGCGGCTGGGTGGCCGCCGAGCCCGTCCGCTACCGGTCCGCGTCTCCCCCGGCCTTCCCCCGCGCGCCGCTGTCGGAGGACGTCCCCGCCACGCCGCCGCAGGTGGCTCGCCGGCCTCAGCGCCCGGCACCTGCTCCGGTGAAGACCTCGAAGCCCGGGGTTGCTCAGCGGCCCCGCGCCACTCCGCCCGCTCGGCAGGAGGCCCCGCGCCCCGCCCCTCGCGATCCGCGCGAGGTCGTGCTCGGCACGGCGCGGGGACTGGTGGGCCAACCCCAGGTCGTCGTGGGCGGGCGGACGTTCCCCTCGGACTGCACCGGGCTGGTGGAGGCCACCTATGCCCAGGCGGGCCTCTCCTTCCGAGGCAGCATCAAGCCGGGCGACAACGGCGTCACCGCGCTCTACCGCTACGCGAGGGCCCACGGCCGCGTGTACACGGACGGCCGTCCCGTCCCCGGAGACCTCGTCTTCTTCCGCGAGACGTACGATCAGAACCGCGATGGCCGCCGCAACGACGGGCTCACCCACGTGGGCCTGGTGGACACGGTGGGCTCGGACGGCACCGTGGTGGTCATCCACCGGGTGAAGCGCGGCGTCGTGCGCTACCGGATGAACCTGGAGCGCCCCAACCTGCCGAGGGATCCGAAGACGGGCGCGGTGCTCAACGACATGCTGCGCAACCCGGGCCCGGGCCAGCCGCACGTGCTCACCGGGCAGCTCTTCGCCTCGTTCGGCAGCGTGCTGCCCGCGTCGTCTCGGCCCCTCGCGGTCGCGGCGCGATAA
- a CDS encoding glycosyltransferase family 2 protein, translating into MAEVFFWCSALLLAHTYFLYPLCLFVLEGIARVAQDIRRMRSKDEAPSERAMGPLPTVSLVVAAYNEASCIEQKLENSLALDYPVDRFEVLIGSDGSSDGTDELVSQCRDERVRLSPAPRAGKTTVLNRCIPTARGDIVLLSDANTMIDAEAVRRIVRHFEDPEVGAVCGKLKLYNPTKQDYEESAYWSYESLIKLYEGRRGAVVGANGGLYAIRRTLFTLLPPSTIVDDFVIPLRILEKGFKVVYEEEAVAHEETTEDYGKEFGRRARIAAGNFQSLRMVPGLLLPTAGFPAFAFWSHKLLRWCAPALMAAALVANLFLLQQTFYRVTLFGQVLFYALALLGREGVLKRGTAKRVASVAYYFVTMNLAIVVGFWRFVRNSQRAAWDRTARAS; encoded by the coding sequence ATGGCGGAGGTCTTCTTCTGGTGCTCGGCGCTGCTGCTCGCGCACACGTATTTTCTCTATCCCTTGTGCCTGTTCGTCCTCGAAGGCATCGCGCGTGTCGCCCAGGACATCCGGCGCATGCGCTCCAAGGACGAGGCGCCGAGCGAGCGGGCGATGGGGCCACTGCCCACGGTCAGCCTCGTCGTCGCGGCCTACAACGAGGCGTCGTGCATCGAGCAGAAGCTCGAGAACAGCCTGGCGCTCGACTATCCGGTGGACCGCTTCGAGGTGTTGATCGGCTCGGATGGCTCATCCGATGGGACGGACGAACTGGTGAGCCAGTGCCGAGATGAGCGGGTGCGTTTGTCTCCGGCGCCGCGCGCGGGCAAGACGACGGTGCTCAACCGCTGCATTCCGACAGCGCGAGGAGACATCGTGCTGCTCTCGGACGCGAACACGATGATCGACGCGGAGGCGGTGCGGCGGATCGTCCGCCACTTCGAGGACCCCGAGGTCGGCGCCGTCTGCGGCAAGCTCAAGCTCTACAACCCCACGAAGCAGGACTACGAAGAGAGCGCCTACTGGAGCTACGAGTCCCTCATCAAGCTGTACGAGGGACGACGGGGCGCGGTGGTAGGTGCCAACGGGGGGCTGTACGCCATCCGTCGCACGCTCTTCACCCTGCTTCCGCCGTCCACCATCGTGGATGACTTCGTGATTCCGCTGCGCATCCTCGAGAAGGGCTTCAAGGTCGTCTACGAGGAAGAGGCCGTCGCGCACGAGGAGACGACGGAGGACTACGGCAAGGAGTTCGGCCGTCGCGCCCGCATCGCCGCTGGCAACTTCCAGAGTCTCCGCATGGTGCCGGGGCTCCTGTTGCCGACCGCGGGCTTCCCGGCGTTCGCGTTCTGGTCGCACAAGCTGCTGCGCTGGTGCGCTCCCGCGCTGATGGCCGCCGCGCTGGTGGCCAACCTCTTCCTGCTCCAGCAGACGTTCTACCGGGTGACGCTGTTCGGCCAGGTGCTGTTCTACGCGCTCGCGCTGCTCGGCAGGGAAGGGGTGCTCAAGCGCGGCACGGCGAAGCGGGTGGCGTCGGTCGCCTACTACTTCGTCACCATGAACCTGGCCATCGTGGTGGGCTTCTGGCGCTTCGTGCGCAACTCGCAGCGCGCGGCGTGGGACCGCACCGCGCGCGCTTCGTGA
- a CDS encoding zinc-ribbon domain-containing protein has product MEIACPQCSMQYVLDPRLLPPGGTSVQCTECRHVFVAAPPGAQLVGVMPMAGATTPVPGSVERVGDSTLAFGTPASGVRSTQIFGSALQSGATPVPNATQGFGAVPARDARAIAVDRTQSFGAVRSDEGLAPLGKTQGYGVLSPVGGAPNPSGVAPGNKTNVFGALDARSGHGATSPSNATNVFGAVAPTGSSVAPGGASAGNATNVFGAVAPTGAGATSGAAAPGHGTHVFGSLSDLSARSAAPGHGTNVFGAVAQTGGTTPGHGTNVFGALSDLSPRSAAPVPGNTTRIFGNTAGSQGASPSGSIALPPEVQAGLGLPSTPDVRRTAIFGAPAHSADSSVRLPYEPPSPVGSDTLRPFAPLPAVESPSSSGARSGVSRRGSVDLPPELLAAVRVDSVDTSRGSGSRLSWERLLWGLAVVAGLGLSTFLAYPAWRDRNADMPVEAVKEKDRTVALLRRDDAASREQAIQGLRALTTSTPRYAEAQAELAVALALRLDDSKAEAERLRWRAELIARRIAELERTRAVVDWQARVNALTEERTALGRDAETLRVSIVERTQELEALMQSVRAAPEVEPASAVAARVKAQAVHAAVTGAGQALGLSERLRQVESAPSWSVLVRAEYGLNGGSPPESLAVTVAELQALRERDPTLMRAYVLGARLAMKLRDDAAAKALLDEVLALNNKHELARRLLDDVTPTLARPATP; this is encoded by the coding sequence GTGGAGATCGCCTGCCCCCAGTGCTCGATGCAGTATGTCCTGGACCCTCGACTCCTTCCGCCAGGGGGCACGTCGGTCCAGTGCACGGAGTGTCGCCATGTCTTCGTGGCGGCGCCTCCGGGGGCTCAGCTCGTCGGCGTGATGCCGATGGCGGGCGCGACCACGCCGGTTCCGGGTTCTGTTGAGCGCGTCGGGGACTCGACGCTGGCGTTCGGGACTCCGGCGTCCGGTGTGCGGTCCACGCAGATTTTTGGCTCGGCGCTCCAGTCGGGCGCGACGCCCGTGCCGAACGCGACGCAGGGCTTTGGGGCCGTGCCCGCGCGGGACGCCAGGGCGATCGCGGTGGACAGGACCCAGTCGTTCGGGGCGGTGCGCTCGGATGAGGGGCTGGCGCCACTGGGGAAGACGCAAGGCTACGGAGTGTTGTCGCCGGTGGGCGGTGCGCCGAACCCGAGTGGAGTGGCTCCGGGCAACAAGACGAATGTCTTCGGTGCACTCGACGCTCGTTCCGGGCACGGCGCGACGTCACCGAGCAACGCAACGAATGTGTTCGGAGCCGTGGCGCCGACTGGCTCCAGCGTTGCGCCCGGTGGTGCGTCTGCCGGCAACGCGACGAACGTCTTCGGAGCAGTCGCGCCGACGGGCGCCGGTGCAACTTCCGGAGCCGCGGCGCCAGGACACGGGACCCACGTGTTCGGTTCGCTCTCGGACCTGTCTGCGCGCAGCGCCGCGCCGGGGCACGGGACGAACGTCTTCGGGGCCGTAGCGCAGACGGGAGGCACGACGCCGGGGCACGGGACGAACGTCTTCGGCGCGCTCTCGGACTTGTCCCCACGCAGCGCCGCGCCCGTGCCGGGAAACACCACGCGCATCTTCGGGAACACCGCGGGTTCGCAAGGGGCCTCGCCTTCGGGTTCCATCGCCTTGCCGCCCGAGGTCCAGGCCGGACTCGGGCTTCCGTCCACTCCCGATGTGCGGCGAACCGCCATCTTCGGCGCCCCCGCGCACTCGGCGGATTCGAGCGTGCGGCTTCCATACGAGCCGCCGTCCCCGGTGGGCTCGGACACGCTGCGCCCGTTCGCGCCGCTGCCCGCTGTCGAGAGTCCGTCGTCCTCGGGCGCTCGGTCGGGTGTGTCTCGCCGTGGCTCGGTGGACTTGCCTCCTGAGCTGCTCGCCGCGGTGCGCGTCGATTCCGTCGACACGTCTCGGGGCAGCGGGAGCCGGTTGTCCTGGGAGCGATTGTTGTGGGGGCTCGCTGTCGTGGCGGGCTTGGGGTTGAGCACCTTCCTTGCGTACCCCGCGTGGCGCGATCGCAACGCGGACATGCCCGTGGAGGCGGTGAAGGAGAAGGACCGGACCGTGGCGCTGCTGCGGCGCGACGATGCCGCTTCCCGCGAGCAAGCCATCCAAGGACTGCGTGCGCTGACCACCTCCACACCGCGCTACGCCGAGGCGCAGGCCGAGCTTGCCGTGGCGCTCGCGCTGCGGCTCGATGACTCGAAGGCGGAAGCCGAGCGCCTCCGGTGGCGCGCTGAGTTGATCGCTCGACGCATCGCGGAACTCGAGCGGACTCGGGCGGTGGTGGACTGGCAGGCGCGCGTCAACGCCCTCACCGAGGAGCGGACCGCGCTCGGTCGCGACGCGGAGACGCTTCGGGTGTCGATTGTCGAGCGGACCCAGGAACTCGAAGCGCTGATGCAGTCCGTTCGCGCGGCCCCCGAGGTGGAGCCCGCATCGGCCGTGGCAGCACGGGTCAAAGCCCAGGCAGTCCACGCGGCCGTCACCGGCGCGGGGCAAGCGCTGGGGCTCTCCGAGCGCCTGCGGCAAGTGGAGTCCGCGCCCAGTTGGAGCGTGCTGGTCCGCGCCGAATACGGACTCAACGGCGGCTCTCCGCCCGAGTCCCTCGCGGTCACGGTCGCCGAGCTCCAAGCCCTGCGCGAGCGGGATCCGACGTTGATGCGCGCCTATGTGCTGGGTGCTCGGCTGGCGATGAAGCTGCGCGATGACGCCGCCGCGAAGGCGCTGCTGGACGAGGTGCTGGCGCTCAACAACAAGCACGAGCTGGCGCGCCGGCTGCTGGATGACGTCACCCCGACGCTCGCGCGTCCCGCCACGCCCTAG
- a CDS encoding helix-hairpin-helix domain-containing protein produces the protein MASRTAALAVVASGLVGVGWVARWTWPSQATSLECASADVRLTSDGVATCGPGEVPTGGQALALGRKLDLNRALESELARLPGVGSRLARSLVEARAARGGFTDWTQVDAVAGVGPARLETLRAVTDLGPSAVDEAVW, from the coding sequence GTGGCGAGCCGCACCGCCGCGCTCGCGGTCGTCGCATCGGGGTTGGTGGGAGTGGGGTGGGTGGCTCGCTGGACGTGGCCGTCACAGGCCACGTCGTTGGAGTGTGCGTCAGCGGACGTGCGGCTGACGTCCGACGGCGTGGCGACGTGCGGCCCGGGCGAGGTGCCCACGGGAGGTCAGGCGCTCGCGCTCGGGCGGAAGTTGGATCTCAACCGCGCGCTGGAGTCGGAGCTGGCGCGACTCCCAGGCGTGGGGTCGCGGCTGGCTCGGAGTCTCGTGGAGGCACGAGCCGCGCGGGGTGGGTTCACGGACTGGACGCAGGTGGACGCGGTGGCGGGCGTGGGTCCGGCTCGGTTGGAGACCCTGCGTGCGGTCACGGACCTGGGGCCGTCGGCGGTCGATGAGGCCGTGTGGTAA
- a CDS encoding aspartate kinase has product MALIVQKYGGTSVGDTERMKNVARRCIAAQKAGHDVVVVVSAMSGETNRLLKLVAQITDRPSEREQDVVVATGEQVSIGLVAMAIHAQRGKAMSFMGHQVRILTDSTHAKARIKSIDGERIHAALKKKQIVVVAGFQGVDEAGNITTLGRGGSDTTAVALAAALKADACEIYTDVDGVYTTDPNVVPAARKLDRISYEEMLELASVGAKVLQIRSVEFAMKYKVPLWVKSSFTQDPGTLVCEEDKSMEEVLVSGIAYDKNEAKITVWGVPDTPGVAAKLFGALDDKTIVVDLIVQNASKDGRTDLSFTVGKADFVKASELVKKVAKSIKAEGVAVDDQIAKVSIVGVGMRNHSGVAARMFQILSKEGINIQMISTSEIKVSCVVHAKYTELAVRALHTAFGLDAVSGSESTVSEATALKGEKA; this is encoded by the coding sequence GTGGCCCTCATCGTCCAAAAGTATGGCGGCACCTCGGTCGGTGACACCGAGCGGATGAAGAACGTGGCGCGTCGCTGCATCGCGGCGCAGAAAGCCGGTCATGACGTGGTGGTGGTCGTGTCCGCGATGTCCGGAGAGACGAACCGCCTGCTCAAACTCGTGGCGCAGATCACCGACCGTCCGAGTGAGCGCGAGCAGGACGTGGTGGTGGCCACGGGCGAGCAGGTGTCCATCGGCCTCGTGGCGATGGCCATCCATGCGCAGCGCGGCAAGGCCATGAGCTTCATGGGCCACCAGGTGCGCATCCTCACGGACAGCACGCACGCGAAGGCCCGCATCAAGAGCATCGACGGCGAGCGCATCCACGCGGCGCTGAAGAAGAAACAGATCGTGGTGGTGGCGGGCTTCCAGGGCGTGGACGAGGCGGGGAACATCACCACGCTGGGGCGCGGTGGCTCGGACACGACGGCGGTGGCGCTGGCGGCCGCGCTCAAGGCCGACGCGTGTGAAATCTATACGGACGTCGATGGCGTCTACACCACGGACCCCAACGTGGTGCCCGCCGCGCGCAAGCTGGATCGCATCTCCTACGAGGAGATGTTGGAGCTGGCGAGCGTGGGCGCGAAGGTGTTGCAGATCCGTTCGGTGGAATTCGCGATGAAGTACAAGGTCCCGCTCTGGGTGAAGTCGTCCTTCACCCAGGACCCGGGCACGCTCGTGTGCGAGGAGGACAAGTCCATGGAGGAGGTGCTGGTCAGCGGCATCGCCTATGACAAGAACGAGGCGAAGATCACCGTCTGGGGCGTGCCGGATACGCCGGGGGTGGCGGCGAAGCTCTTTGGCGCGCTCGATGACAAGACCATCGTGGTGGACCTCATCGTCCAGAACGCGTCGAAGGATGGCCGCACCGACCTGAGCTTCACGGTGGGCAAGGCGGACTTCGTCAAGGCGTCGGAGCTGGTGAAGAAGGTCGCCAAGAGCATCAAGGCGGAGGGCGTCGCGGTGGACGACCAGATCGCCAAGGTGTCCATCGTGGGCGTGGGGATGCGCAACCACTCCGGCGTGGCGGCGCGGATGTTCCAGATCCTCTCGAAGGAGGGCATCAACATCCAGATGATCTCCACGTCGGAGATCAAGGTCTCGTGCGTGGTGCACGCCAAGTACACGGAGCTGGCGGTGCGTGCGCTGCACACGGCCTTCGGGTTGGACGCGGTCTCGGGTTCGGAGTCGACGGTCTCCGAGGCCACGGCCCTGAAGGGCGAGAAGGCCTGA
- the hutH gene encoding histidine ammonia-lyase encodes MSRPRVLVDGDTLKLEEILQVARNEATVELAPEAAARVAASRALVDRVAAGDTPSYGINTGFGTLAEVRIDKKDLRDLQRNLILSHACGVGTPLPIPEARALLLLRCNVLAKGYSGIRPETLGLALEMLNRDVVPVVPERGSVGASGDLAPLAHLALVFIGEGEAYFQGQRLPATQALSRAGLKPVILEAKEGLALVNGTQAMCAVGTLLQLRAESLSQLADVAGAMTLEALLGSHKPFIPEIHLVRAHPGQQACAAHLRRILQGSELVETHVNCSKVQDPYSLRCMPQVHGAARDGLSFSRRVLEVEVNSATDNPLVFTESEKIVSGGNFHGQPISLALDVVAMALTQLSSISERRVEQLVNPSLSGLPAFLAKNSGLNSGFMIAQVTSAALVAESRVLSHPASVDSIPSSAGREDHVSMGMTAALKGRQVSEFTRSCIAIETLVAAQALDFRLPVKPGKGALAAYELVRSKVPHMDRDRELHKDIEAVTALIDSGELLAAVRSATA; translated from the coding sequence ATGTCCCGCCCCCGCGTCCTTGTCGATGGCGACACCCTGAAGCTGGAAGAGATCCTCCAGGTGGCCCGCAACGAAGCGACGGTCGAGCTGGCCCCCGAGGCCGCCGCCCGCGTGGCCGCCTCCCGTGCCCTCGTGGACCGCGTCGCCGCCGGCGACACCCCGTCCTACGGCATCAACACCGGCTTTGGCACCCTCGCCGAGGTCCGCATCGACAAGAAGGATCTGCGCGACCTTCAGCGCAACCTCATCCTGTCGCACGCGTGCGGCGTGGGCACCCCGCTGCCCATCCCCGAGGCCCGCGCCCTGTTGCTGCTTCGTTGCAATGTGCTCGCGAAGGGCTACTCGGGCATCCGCCCCGAGACGCTCGGGCTGGCGCTGGAGATGCTCAACCGCGACGTGGTGCCGGTGGTGCCCGAGCGCGGCAGCGTGGGCGCGTCCGGAGACCTCGCGCCCCTGGCGCACCTGGCGCTCGTCTTCATCGGCGAGGGCGAGGCGTACTTCCAGGGCCAGCGGCTGCCCGCGACCCAGGCGCTGAGCCGCGCGGGCCTCAAGCCCGTCATCCTGGAGGCGAAGGAAGGCCTCGCGCTCGTCAACGGCACCCAGGCCATGTGCGCGGTGGGCACGCTGCTCCAGCTCCGCGCCGAGAGCCTCTCGCAGCTCGCGGACGTGGCCGGCGCCATGACGCTGGAGGCGCTGCTGGGCAGCCACAAGCCCTTCATCCCCGAGATCCATCTGGTGCGCGCGCACCCGGGCCAGCAGGCCTGCGCCGCGCACCTGCGCCGCATCCTCCAGGGCAGCGAGCTGGTAGAGACGCACGTCAACTGCAGCAAGGTGCAGGACCCCTACTCGCTGCGCTGCATGCCCCAGGTGCACGGCGCCGCGCGCGATGGCCTGTCCTTCTCCCGCCGCGTGCTGGAGGTGGAGGTCAACAGCGCCACCGACAACCCGCTCGTGTTCACCGAGTCGGAGAAGATCGTCTCCGGCGGCAACTTCCACGGCCAGCCCATCTCGCTCGCGCTGGACGTGGTGGCCATGGCGCTCACCCAGCTCTCCTCCATCAGCGAGCGGCGCGTGGAGCAGCTGGTGAACCCGTCGCTGTCGGGCCTGCCCGCGTTCCTCGCGAAGAACTCCGGCCTCAACTCGGGCTTCATGATCGCCCAGGTGACGAGCGCGGCGCTGGTGGCCGAGTCGCGCGTGCTCAGCCATCCCGCCTCGGTGGACTCCATCCCGTCGTCCGCGGGCCGCGAGGACCACGTGTCCATGGGCATGACGGCGGCGCTCAAGGGACGTCAGGTCTCCGAGTTCACGCGTTCGTGCATTGCCATCGAGACGCTGGTGGCGGCGCAGGCGCTGGACTTCCGCCTGCCGGTGAAGCCGGGCAAGGGCGCGCTCGCCGCGTACGAGCTGGTGCGCAGCAAGGTGCCGCACATGGACCGCGACCGCGAGCTGCACAAGGACATCGAGGCCGTCACCGCCCTGATCGACTCGGGCGAGCTGCTGGCCGCCGTCCGCTCCGCCACGGCGTGA